Proteins encoded in a region of the Elaeis guineensis isolate ETL-2024a chromosome 7, EG11, whole genome shotgun sequence genome:
- the LOC105048681 gene encoding uncharacterized protein isoform X2 produces MKVLVTGASGYLGGRLCRRLVAEGHAVRVFVRRSSDLSSLPPSIELAYGDITDLPSLLDACSGCDLLFHAAALVEPWLPNPSQFFAVNVGGLKNVLQAFRETKTLQRIIYTSSFFALGPTDGYVADEKQMHQGKVFCTEYEKSKAKADGIALQAAADGIPIVLLYPGVIYGPGKVTTGNVVAKILIERFNGRLPGYIGNGNDRTSFCHVEDVVSGHIAAMHKGRVGERYLLTGENASFKHVFDMAALITKTKRPWFHIPLWVIEIYGWISVFFSRITGKLPLISYPLDWRTSNHGLNQLEIEDP; encoded by the exons ATGAAGGTGCTGGTCACGGGGGCGTCCGGATACCTGGGCGGCAGGCTTTGCCGCCGGCTGGTGGCGGAAGGCCACGCCGTGCGGGTGTTCGTGCGGCGGAGCAGCGATCTcagctccctccctccctccatcGAGCTCGCTTACGGCGATATCACCGACCTCCCTTCCCTCCTCGATGCCTGCTCGGGCTGCGACCTCCTCTTCCACGCCGCTGCCCTCGTCGAGCCCTGGCTCCCCAACCCATCTCAATTCTTCGCC GTCAACGTCGGAGGGCTGAAGAATGTCTTGCAAGCTTTCAGAGAGACCAAGACACTGCAGAGGATAATATATACGTCGTCATTTTTCGCTCTCGGTCCTACTGATGGATATGTTGCAGATGAGAAGCAG ATGCATCAGGGGAAGGTATTCTGCACAGAATATGAAAAATCCAAGGCTAAGGCAGATGGGATTGCATTGCAGGCTGCAGCAGATGGGATACCAATTGTTCTTCTTTATCCAGGAGTCATTTATGGTCCTGGAAAAGTTACAACTGGAAATGTAGTTGCAAAAATT CTGATTGAGCGTTTCAATGGACGCTTACCTGGTTATATAGGCAATGGGAATGATAGGACATCATTTTGCCACGTTGAAGATGTTGTAAGCGGACATATAGCAGCAATGCATAAGGGAAGAGTAGGTGAAAGGTACCTTCTCACAGGAGAAAATGCATCTTTCAAGCATGTTTTTGACATGGCTGCACTCATCACGAAAACAAAGAGGCCATGGTTCCACATCCCTCTGTGGGTGATCGAAATCTATGGATGGATATCAGTTTTCTTTTCTCGGATCACAGGAAAACTCCCACTTATCAGTTATCCA TTGGATTGGAGAACCAGCAATCATGGTTTGAACCAATTAGAGATAGAAGATCCATGA
- the LOC105048681 gene encoding uncharacterized protein isoform X1 — MKVLVTGASGYLGGRLCRRLVAEGHAVRVFVRRSSDLSSLPPSIELAYGDITDLPSLLDACSGCDLLFHAAALVEPWLPNPSQFFAVNVGGLKNVLQAFRETKTLQRIIYTSSFFALGPTDGYVADEKQMHQGKVFCTEYEKSKAKADGIALQAAADGIPIVLLYPGVIYGPGKVTTGNVVAKILIERFNGRLPGYIGNGNDRTSFCHVEDVVSGHIAAMHKGRVGERYLLTGENASFKHVFDMAALITKTKRPWFHIPLWVIEIYGWISVFFSRITGKLPLISYPSVRVLRHQWAYSCEKAKEELDYSPRSLNEGLTEILLWLKSLGLIKY, encoded by the exons ATGAAGGTGCTGGTCACGGGGGCGTCCGGATACCTGGGCGGCAGGCTTTGCCGCCGGCTGGTGGCGGAAGGCCACGCCGTGCGGGTGTTCGTGCGGCGGAGCAGCGATCTcagctccctccctccctccatcGAGCTCGCTTACGGCGATATCACCGACCTCCCTTCCCTCCTCGATGCCTGCTCGGGCTGCGACCTCCTCTTCCACGCCGCTGCCCTCGTCGAGCCCTGGCTCCCCAACCCATCTCAATTCTTCGCC GTCAACGTCGGAGGGCTGAAGAATGTCTTGCAAGCTTTCAGAGAGACCAAGACACTGCAGAGGATAATATATACGTCGTCATTTTTCGCTCTCGGTCCTACTGATGGATATGTTGCAGATGAGAAGCAG ATGCATCAGGGGAAGGTATTCTGCACAGAATATGAAAAATCCAAGGCTAAGGCAGATGGGATTGCATTGCAGGCTGCAGCAGATGGGATACCAATTGTTCTTCTTTATCCAGGAGTCATTTATGGTCCTGGAAAAGTTACAACTGGAAATGTAGTTGCAAAAATT CTGATTGAGCGTTTCAATGGACGCTTACCTGGTTATATAGGCAATGGGAATGATAGGACATCATTTTGCCACGTTGAAGATGTTGTAAGCGGACATATAGCAGCAATGCATAAGGGAAGAGTAGGTGAAAGGTACCTTCTCACAGGAGAAAATGCATCTTTCAAGCATGTTTTTGACATGGCTGCACTCATCACGAAAACAAAGAGGCCATGGTTCCACATCCCTCTGTGGGTGATCGAAATCTATGGATGGATATCAGTTTTCTTTTCTCGGATCACAGGAAAACTCCCACTTATCAGTTATCCA AGTGTGCGAGTATTAAGACATCAATGGGCATATTCCTGTGAGAAGGCCAAAGAAGAGTTAGATTATAGTCCTAGAAGCTTGAATGAGGGTTTGACAGAGATCCTCCTATGGCTCAAGAGCTTAGGATTGATAAAATACTAA